The nucleotide sequence TCAGCCAGCACCAGGGTTTGATCGAATGTGAAAGCCATCCCGGCCACACGATTTTTTCGATCTTTCTGCCACTGGAACAAGGAGCCCCATCGACATGAGCCGTAGTGAAACTGTGTGGATCGTCGATGACGACCGTTCTATCCGCTGGGTCCTGGAGAAAGCCTTGCAACAGGAAGGCATGACCACCCAGAGCTTCGACAGCGCCGACGGCGTGATGAGCCGTCTCGCGCGCCAGCAGCCAGACGTAATCATCTCCGACATTCGCATGCCCGGTGCCAGCGGCCTGGACTTGCTGGCGCGCATTCGCGAACAACACCCGCGCTTGCCGGTGATCATCATGACCGCGCACTCGGACCTGGACAGCGCTGTCGCGTCCTATCAAGGCGGCGCGTTTGAATACTTGCCCAAGCCGTTCGACGTCGATGAAGCGGTCGCGCTGGTCAAGCGCGCCAACCAGCACGCCCAGGAACAGCAAGGCCACGACGTGGTGCCGACACTGACCCGCACCCCGGAAATCATCGGCGAAGCGCCGGCGATGCAGGAAGTGTTTCGCGCCATCGGGCGCTTGAGCCACTCCAATATCACCGTGCTGATCAACGGTGAGTCCGGCACCGGCAAAGAACTGGTGGCCCACGCCCTGCACCGCCACAGTCCACGGGCGGTCGCGCCGTTCATCGCGCTGAACATGGCGGCCATCCCGAAGGATTTGATGGAGTCCGAACTGTTCGGCCATGAAAAAGGCGCGTTCACCGGCGCCGCCAACCTGCGCCGTGGCCGTTTCGAGCAGGCAGACGGCGGCACGCTGTTTCTCGATGAGATCGGCGACATGCCGGCGGACACCCAGACCCGACTGTTGCGGGTTTTGGCGGATGGCGAATTCTATCGCGTGGGCGGCCACACGCCGGTCAAGGTCGATGTGCGGATCATTGCCGCGACTCACCAGAATCTGGAAACCCTGGTTCACGCCGGAAAATTCCGCGAGGATCTGTTTCACCGCCTGAATGTGATCCGCATCCACATCCCACGGATGTCGGACCGTCGTGAAGACATTCCGACCCTGGCCCGACACTTCCTCAGTCGCGCCGCTCAGGAGCTGGCTGTCGAGCCAAAACTGCTGAAGACGGAAACCGAGGAATACCTCAAGAACCTGCCGTGGCCGGGCAACGTGCGCCAGCTGGAAAACACCTGCCGCTGGATCACGGTGATGGCTTCCGGGCGTGAAGTGCATATCAGCGACCTGCCGCCCGAGCTTCTGAGCCTGCCGCAGGATTTGGCGCCGGTGACAAACTGGGAGCAGGCCTTGCGCCAATGGGCTGACCAGGCGCTCGCACGCGGTCAATCGAACCTGTTGGACAGCGCCGTGCCGGCCTTCGAACGGATCATGATCGAAACCGCCCTCAAGCACACTGCCGGCCGCCGCCGCGACGCCGCAGTGCTACTGGGCTGGGGCCGCAATACCTTGACGCGCAAGATCAAGGAATTGGGGATGAAGGTCGATGGCGGTGACGACGACGAGAGTGATGAGGGCTGATAACAGCTCTCCAACTCACTGAAGATCCAACTGCGTGCGGGCTTGCCCGCTTGTGTCTTGATCTAGGAATAAACTCTGGGGTGAGAGGGGTGGATGGCAAGCTGCAAGTCCGCGGTGCTCAAAGCACGTGTGGGAGCCGAGCTGCCATCCACCTTTCCACTCTGGCCTACAAGCCCGAACAGTTGGACGAGCAGCCACTCGAAATCACAAGCGTGGGCAAAGCCAGAGCACTCTCACATCTGAGTGTAAGAGGGTTTTGCCATGATTTCCTGGGTCGGTATCGACATCTCAAAATCAAACCTTGTCGTCTGGGTTAAACCACAGAGCGAAGGTTTCGATGTTTCAAACACTTCAGAAGGATTTCTTGAGCTGATTCGACGATTGAGTCAGTTTGAAGTCAGTCTGATTTTGCTGGAGGCCACCGGGGGCTATGAGCGTAATGCCATGGCGGCTCTGCAAGGCGCAAACTTCAAGGTGCTCAGGGTCAATCCTCGCCGAGCCAGATCCTTTGCCGTGGCGATGGGCAAGAATGCGAAGACTGACGCTATTGATGCGGCCGTTCTAGCAGACTTTGCTGAAGTGCTGAATGCCTCAAGCAGCAAGGTTATTTCGCCTGAGCGTGAAGCGCTCCGCGAGCTGGTTCAGCAGCGCGAGCATTTCGTTCAGCAACGAGACGACAATAAGCGCCGTCTTCAGCAAGCCCAGCTACCAGCCGTTATTGCGCTGATCAAAGGCCATATTCACTTCCTGCAAACGCAAATCAGGCAACTTGATAAGGCCATCAATCAGAGCATGCACGAACTGGACGCAGAAAAAGCCCAGCGGCTCATCTCTGTTAAAGGTATCGGTACGGTTGCCACCGCGAGTTTGCTGGTTTATCTGCCCGAACTAGGTGAGCTTGATCGCCGTGAGGTTGCGGCCTTGGCAGGTATCGCGCCCTTGAACGACGACAGCGGTAATCACAGCGGGAAGCGACATATCTATGGAGGCAGAGCCCGTGTCAGACGGGCTCTGTACATGTCCTGCTGGGTTGTAATCCGCCATCAGCCCGACTTCAAGGCACGCTACGAAGGCCTTCGAGAGCGAGGTAAGAGCGCGAAGGTCGCGCTCATCGCCTGCATGCGTGTACTGCTGATTAGGCTCAATGCCATGTTGCGAGATGGCACTGAGTGGCGGTGACGAATGGCATGGTGAAGACAGTTGCTCCCACCTTTGGTTCTTCACCAAGTCCAAGGATCGCGCACCGTTTCAATGCACCCTGAACCGGCATCGCGCACAAACCCCAGGTCACTTTCGAAAAAACTCCACCCGCTGAAAACCCAAAAGCCCCGCACCCCGGGGCTTTTGGCTTTATGAAGAACGTTCTGACACGACTTCGCAATGCTGGCACGCGCCCTGCAATAACCCTGGTACTACCCAGTTTCGGGGACCTTGGTACAGGCAGGCCGAGAATCCCCTCTTTTACACCGAAGCCATCGTGCTTCACGCGGTTTTGGGAGTCCTGGTACAGGCAGGCTGGGAACTCCCTCTTTTATTGCTCCTGGAGATGGATCTCCAACCGCCAACGGTCATCGACCTCGGCGCCTGTCCACTGTCCACGCAACGGTCGCGCCGCTACCACGTTCAGCAGCAAGCCCTTATCGGTCTTGCGCACCCGCCAATTCGCATCCTTGTGGCTGACCTTCAACTGTCCCGCCAACGCTCTACCCTGCGCGTCAAACAGCAGCGCGACGGCGCCGTCGACATGTTCGCCATGGAGCTTGGGTTCGCTGTTGAACCACAGCACCAGGCCGTCCACCGAGGGTTCGATCTGTTGCAGCTCAACCGGATCCGCAGTGGTCAGGCGACCAATCATTAAACCCACCATCAGGCCGACAATCACCAACGAGCTCAAAACCCTCGGTAATAGCTTCGGCCTGGGATCTTCTTCGGGGGTAGAATGCTGCGCATCTTTACCTTCGGAGCCGTGCATGTTTCACGTCATCCTTTTTCAACCAGAAATTCCGCCGAATACCGGCAACGTTATCAGGCTGTGTGCCAACAGTGGCTGCAACCTGCACTTGATCGAGCCGCTGGGTTTCGACATGGATGACAAACGTCTGCGTCGGGCTGGGCTGGACTATCACGAATATGCCACCTTGCAACGCCACGCGGACCTGGCGAGTTGCCTGGAAAGCCTCGGCCACCCGCGGCTGTTTGCGTTCACCACCAAGGGCTCGCGACCGTTTCATGATGCCAGTTTTGTCGAAGGTGACGCCTTTCTCTTCGGTCCGGAAAGCCGAGGCTTGCCGGCCGAGGTGCTGGACGCCCTGCCCGAGGGCCATCGCCTGCGCCTGCCGATGCGCGAAGGGTGCCGCAGCCTCAACCTGTCCAACACGGTCGCCGTCGCCGTCTACGAAGGCTGGCGCCAGCTCGGTTTCAAATAAGGCTGTGTCTGGCTGGAAGTGCAGATCCGCCCTGCGCTTCCTGTAGGAGCGAGCTTGCTCGCGAAAAACCTGAGGACGCTTAGGGGTATCAGATTTTCCGCGTCATCGTTGACGACCTTCGCGAGCAAGCTCGCGCCTACAATGGCGAGGTTACTGAACCGTTGGCGCAGCTTCCTGTTGCATACGCTGCAGCTCTTGCGCATACAAGGCATCGAAGTTCACCGGAGCCAGCATCAGGGCCGGGAACGAGCCACGGGTGACCAGGCTGTCCAGGGTTTCGCGAGCGTACGGGAACAGGATGTTCGGGCAGAACGCACCCAGCGTGTGGCTCATCGACGCTTCGTCCAGGCCCTGGATCAGGAAGATACCGGCCTGTTGCACTTCAGCGATGAACGCCACTTCTTCACCGTTCTTCACGGTAACCGAGAGGGTCAGCACCACTTCGTGGAAATCGCCTTCCAATTGCTTTTGACGGGTGTTCAGGTCCAGACCGACGCTTGGCGTCCACTCCTGACGGAAAATCGCCGGGCTTTTCGGCGCTTCGAACGACAAGTCACGCACATAGATACGCTGCAGGGAAAACTGTGGGCCTTGAGCTTCTGCCGCTTCGGTGTTCTGTTGGTCAGTCATCGTAGAGCCTTCTTGATCTTGGGGTCTTTTAGGGTTTAGGAGTCAGGCGCTGAGCAGCGCGTCCAGTTTACCGGCGCGCTCCAGGGCCAACAGCTCATCGCAGCCGCCGACATGCCGGCTACCGATCCAGATTTGCGGGACCGAGGTACGGCCAGCCTTCTGAGCCATTTCGGCGCGCACCTGAGGCTTGCCATCGACCTTGATTTCTTCAAAGGCAACCTGCTTGCTCTGGAGCAACTGCTTGGCGCGGATGCAATAAGGGCAATAATCGCTGGAATACACGACAACCTGACTCATATCACTTCACCAACGGCAGGTTGTCGGCGCGCCAGCTGGAGATACCACCGGACAGCTTGGCGGCGGTAAAACCGCTTTTCATCATTTCGCGGGCGTGGCCACCGGCGTGCTGGCCCTGGGCGTCGACCAGGATGATGGTCTTGGCCTTGTGCTTCTCCAGTTCGGCGATGCGCGCGATCAGCTTGTCCTGGGGAATGTTCAGCGCACCGACGATATGCCCGGCGGCAAAATCCTTGGCGGGACGAATATCGACGATAACGGCCTGGTCCTTGTTGACCAGCGCAGTCAGCTCGCCGGTACTGAGGCTGCGGCCGCCACGGCTCATTTCATGAGCGATCAGCAGCGCCAGCAGTACGACAAAGGCACCGACCAGCAGATAGTGAGAGGTAGCGAATGCAATCAGGTGATCAACCATCTAGGAGGTTCCAGGGCGTTAAAATGGCGGTAAGTATACACAGCCGTCATGGCCGGCCAACCCCCGTAAAGCGGTGACGGCATCGGAACTTCGCTTTAAACTGCCACTCCCTTTTCAATCGCCTTCCTTTAATACCGCCGCGAGAGGATCTATGACTACGACGCCTAAACCTTTGGTCCTGATGATTCTCGATGGCTTCGGTCACAGTGAAAGCCACGAATCCAACGCCGTGTACTCGGCCAACAAGCCCGTACTGGACCGCCTGACGGCGACCGTGCCCAACGGCCTGATCTCGGGATCCGGCATGGATGTCGGCCTGCCGGACGGTCAAATGGGCAACTCGGAAGTCGGCCACATGAACCTGGGCGCCGGACGAGTGGTGTATCAGGACTTCACGCGCGTGACCAAATCCATTCGCGATGGCGAGTTTTTCGAGAACCCGACCCTCTGCGCAGCGGTGGATAAAGCCGTCGCGGCCGGCAAGGCCGTGCATTTCATGGGCCTGCTGTCCGATGGCGGCGTCCACAGCCATCAGGATCATCTGGTGGCTATGGCCGAACTGGCCTACAAGCGCGGTGCCGAAAAAATCTACCTGCACGCGCTCCTCGACGGCCGCGATACACCGCCGAAAAGCGCGCAATCGTCCATCGAACTGTTGGACGCGAGCTTCACCGCTCTGGGCAAGGGCCGCATCGCCAGCCTGGTGGGGCGTTATTTCGCGATGGACCGCGACAACCGCTGGGACCGCGTGGCCCAGGCCTACAACCTGATTGTCGACGGCAACGCCGAATTCAACGCCGCCACCGCCCAGCAAGGCCTGGAAGCCGCCTACGCCCGTGGCGAGAGCGATGAATTCGTCAAGGCCACCACCATCGGTGAACCGGTGAAAGTCGAAGATGGCGACGCCATGGTGTTCATGAACTTCCGCGCCGACCGCGCTCGCGAGTTGAGCCGTGTGTTCGTTGAAGATGATTTCAACGACTTCGAGCGCGTCCGCCAGCCAAAACTCGCTGGTTTCGTGATGCTGACCCAATACGCCGCCAGCATCCCGGCACCTTCGGCCTTTGCGCCGGGCAGCCTGGAAAACGTGCTGGGGGACTACCTGGCAAAAAACGGCAAGACCCAGTTACGCATTGCCGAAACCGAGAAATACGCCCACGTGACCTTCTTTTTCTCGGGCGGGCGTGAAGAACCGTTCCCCGGTGAAGAACGCATCCTGATCCCGTCGCCGAAAGTCGCCACCTATGACTTGCAGCCGGAGATGAGCGCGCCGGAAGTGACCGACAAGATCGTCGATGCCATTGAAAACCTGCGTTATGACGTGATCGTGGTCAACTACGCCAACGGCGACATGGTCGGCCACAGCGGCAACCTGGAAGCGGCCATCAAAGCCGTCGAATGCCTCGACCTGTGTGTCGGCCGCATCGTCGATGCCCTGGAGAAAGTCGGTGGCGAAGCGCTGATCACCGCCGACCACGGCAACTGCGAACAAATGTCCGACGCATCCACCGGCCAGGCCCACACGGCCCACACCACCGAGCCGGTGCCGTTCATCTATGTCGGCAAGCGCGACTTCAAGGTCCGCGAAGGCGGCGTACTGGCGGACGTGGCGCCGACCATGCTGAAGTTGATGGGCCTGGAAAAACCTGCCGAGATGACTGGCACTTCGATATTGGTTTGATGGCAAAACCGACCGACTAAAGCCTCCGAAACGGCTTTTTATGACGAACGCCTCAAAGCAGTTGGCTTTGAGGCGTTTTTTTTGCGGCGCTTGCCGGGCATACTAGACCGTCCCTTTCCCTGGTGTCGCCCGCCTCTATGCTTCGCGCCTTGATTACCCTTGCTCTTGTCTGCCTGCTCCAACCGGCTTTTGCCGACGAGCGCGCGCAAACCCAACAACAGTTGGACGCTACGCGTCAGGATATTACCGAGCTGAAAAAGCTGCTCGGCAAGCTCCAGAAAGAAAAATCCGGCGTGCAGAAAGATCTGCGCGGCACGGAAACCGAAATGGGCAAGCTGGAGAAGCAGGTCCAGGAGCTGCAAAAAGAACTAAAGAAGAGCGAGTCGGAACTGGAGCGACTCGACGCTGAGAAAAAAAAACTCCAGAGCGCCCGCGTTGAACAGCAACGCCTGATCGCAATCCAGGCGCGCGCCGCGTACCAGAACGGCCGCCAGGAATACCTCAAGCTGCTGCTCAACCAGCAGAACCCGGAAAAATTCGCTCGCACCCTGACGTATTACGACTACCTGAGCACGGCGCGCCTGGAGCAACTTAAAAGCTTCAACGAGACCCTGCGCCAGTTGGCCAATGTCGAACAGGAAATCGCTGACCAGCAGAACCAGTTGCTGGCGCAAAAAAGCAGCCTTGATACCCAGCGCGATGAGCTGGAGAAGGTCCGCAAGGAACGCCAGCAGGCATTGGCCAAGCTCAATAACGATGTGAAAGCCCGTGACACCAAACTCCGGGCCCGTCAACAGGACCAGGCCGACTTGGCCAAGGTTCTGAAAACCATCGAAGAGACCTTGGCGCGCCAGGCTCGCGAAGCTGAACAGGCGCGACAAAAGGCGCTGATTGCCCAGCAGGAAGCCGAAAAAAAGCGTCAGCGTGACGCCGCCACCGACGCCCCGCGTAAACCGGCGCGCACAGCTTCCGGTCCGCTGGTTTCCAGTGCCGGTGAATCTTTCGGCGGACCGTTTGCTTCAGCCCGGGGAAAACTTCCATGGCCAGTTGATGGTCGATTGCTTGCACGTTTTGGTCAGACCCGTGGCGACGACACCCGCACCAAATGGGACGGCGTGATGATCAGCGCCGCCGCCGGCAGCCAGGTGCATGCTGTCCACGGTGGCCGCGTGGTGTTTGCCGACTGGCTACGCGGCGCGGGTTTGTTGGTGATTCTCGACCACGGTAATGGCTATTTGAGCCTTTACGGCCACAATCAAACATTGCTCAAAGCAGCAGGTGATGTTGTAAAAGCCGGTGAATCCATCTCCACTGTCGGTAGCAGTGGTGGCCAGGACACCCCGGCGTTGTACTTCGCTATTCGTCAGCAGGGTCGCCCCAGCGATCCTGCACAATGGTGTCGCGCCCAAGGATAGGCCGCACCTACATTAGGAGTTCGTTCGACATGCTGCATTTGTCCCGCCTCACTTCGCTGGCCCTGACGATCGCCCTGGTGCTCGGCGCGCCTCTGGCATTCGCCGACGAGGCCGCCGAGCCAACCACGGCCGCGACCACCAAGGCACCGTTGCCGCTGGACGAGTTGCGCACCTTTGCCGAGGTCATGGACCGGATCAAGGCGGCCTATGTCGAACCTGTGGACGACAAGACGCTGCTGGAAAATGCCATCAAAGGCATGCTCAGCAACCTCGATCCGCACTCCGCCTACCTGGGTCCGGAAGACTTTGCCGAACTGCAGGAAAGCACCAGCGGTGAATTCGGCGGCCTGGGCATTGAAGTCGGCGCTGAAGACGGCATCATCAAAGTGGTTTCGCCGATCGACGACACACCGGCGTCCAAGGCCGGCATCCAGGCCGGCGACCTGATCGTCAAGATCAACGGTCAACCGACCCGTGGCCATACCATGACCGAAGCCGTCGACAAGATGCGCGGCAAGGTCGGCCAGAAAATCACCCTGACCCTGGTGCGCGACGGCGGTAACCCGTTCGACGTGACCCTGACTCGCGCCACCATCACGGTCAAGAGCGTGAAAAGCCAGTTGCTGGAATCGGGCTACGGCTACATCCGCATCACGCAGTTCCAGGTCAAGACCGGCGATGAAGTGGCCAAGGCCCTGGCGAAGCTGCGCAAGGACAACGGCAAGAAACTCAACGGCATCGTCCTCGACCTGCGCAACAACCCAGGTGGCGTGTTGCAATCGGCCGTGGAAGTGGTCGACCACTTCATCACCAAAGGCCTGATCGTCTACACCAAGGGCCGGATTGCCAACTCCGAATTGCGCTTCTCGGCCACCGGCAATGACCTCAGCGAGAACGTTCCACTGGCGGTGCTGATCAACGGTGGCAGCGCCTCGGCCTCGGAGATCGTCGCCGGCGCCCTGCAAGACCAGAAACGCGGCGTGTTGATGGGCACCACCAGTTTCGGCAAGGGCTCGGTGCAAACCGTGCTGCCGCTGAACAATGAACGCGCCTTGAAGATCACCACGGCGCTGTACTACACGCCTAACGGTCGTTCGATCCAGGCCCAGGGCATCGCGCCTGATATCGAGGTGCGCCAGGCCAAGATCACCAACGAACAGGAAAACGAGTACTTCAAGGAAGCGGACCTGCAAGGTCACTTGGGCAACGGCAACGGCGGCGCCGACCAGCCTACCGGCAGCGGCCCGAAAGCCAAGCCGATGCCTCAGGATGATGATTACCAGTTGGCCCAGGCCTTGAGCCTGCTCAAGGGTCTGAGCATCACCCGCAACCGCTGATATGCGCTGTGGACTGATCTTCACGTTGCTGTGCTGTCTGGCGGGAGCTGCCCAAGGCGCCTCCGCCAGCGCCTTGGCGGCGCCGCATAAAGCCTACCTGACGCTGATTATCGACGATCTGGGGCAGAACCTGCCGCGCGATCGTCGCGTGCTGGCCCTGCCCGGCCCGGTCACCACAGCAATCATGCCCGACACCCCCCACGCCGCCGAATTTGCCCGCGAGGCCCACCAGGCCGGCAAAACCATTATCCTGCACATGCCCATGGATCCGGCCACCGGCCCGTTCGCCTGGCATCCCGAGCTACCCGTCGAGGAACTCGGCAAGCGCCTGGATGCGGCGTTCAAGGCGGTGCCCTATACCGCCGGCATCAACAACCACATGGGCAGCCGCATGACCGCCGAACCGGCCGCCATGGCCTGGCTGATGGATGAGTTGCAGCGGCGCCACAAGTTTTTTCTCGACAGCCGTACCAGCGCCAAGACCGTGGCGGCAGCCGAGGCGCAAAAGATCGGCTTGGCCAGCGTCTCGCGAGATGTGTTTCTCGATGACGAACGCACTGAAGCCGCCATCACCACACAGCTGCAGACGGCGATCAAGCTGGCCCATAGACAGGGCTCGGCCGTCATGATCGGCCATCCTTATCCACAAACCCTGGCGGTATTGGAGCGCGAGTTACCCAAGCTCAAGGCCCAGGGCATCGAATGGATTGATATAAAGCTGATGATCAGCGTGCGCGGCAATCAAGCCATGGCCGGGCACGGCAAGGATGGCGTTTACCGTTACAGGTAGCGCGCCGTGATCTGCTCCACCACGCCGTCTTTGCGCAACTGATCAAGGGCTGCCTGCAGTTTGGCCGCCACCTCATCCGGCACCTCCCTGTTCAATGCCAGATACAGCTCGACGCTATTGAAGCGCAGCACGGTCTTGAAGCCTTTCACCCCGACCTGTCGCGCCAGGTAGCGACCCGCTGGATCGCCGGTGGCCCACAGGTCGATCTGGCCGTCGCGGAGTTTTTGCGCATTGTCCTGGTCACGCAATACGAGCACCGGGTTGAGTCCCTGTTTTTCCAGGCTCTCGGCGATTGCATCGCCTTTGTAGGCACCGATTCTGTAGACACGGGCCTGGGCCAGGTCATCGAGCTGGATCTTGCTGTCGGCCTTGGCCAGCAGCACCCAATCATCCGGGCCGATGGGGCCGACCCACTTGAACAGCGCTTCACGGTCCGCCAGGCGAGCCGTTACAAATACGCCGTAGCCCGGTTTTTCCAGGGCGAGCTTGTAGATTCGCTCCCAAGGAAAACGCAGGGTGAGGTTGTAGGAAATGCCGGCACGCTTGAAGGTTTCGCGGACGATGTCCACGGCGATGCCTTCGATGTTTTCGTCCCTGGCGAAGTTCTTGCCGTTTTTTGCCATGTTGTAGGGCGGAAAATTTTCCGTCAGCAACACCAGTTCAGTGTCACCGGGATCGGCGGCGTCAGCCGAACTCACCCACAGAATGGAGGCGCTGGCAAAGGCAAGCAGCAGGTCTTTGAACATGAGGGTTACCGAAATCCATGGCAGGCCCAAGAGTGCCGCGAGCCTGCCAGGGTGTCCAGTGACGTTTAGCGAACCACGATGCCGCGTGCGGCCATGTAGGCCTTGGCCTCGGGAACGGTGTATTCGCCAAAGTGGAAAATACTCGCCGCCAGCACCGCGCTGGCGTGGCCTTCGATCACACCGTCGGCCAAGTGTTGCAGGTTGCCGACGCCGCCGGAGGCAATCACCGGAATGCCCAGGGCATCGCTGATGGCGCGGGTCACGCCCAGGTCGAAACCATTTTTCATGCCGTCCTGGTCCATGCTGGTCAGCAGGATTTCACCGGCGCCCAGGCCTTCCATCTTCATCGCCCACTCCACCGCATCCAGCCCGGTAGGCTTGCGTCCGCCGTGGGTGAAAATTTCCCAGCGCGGGGTTTCACCCGGCCCGGAAACCTTCTTGGCATCAATGGCCACGACAATGCACTGCGAACCGAAATGCTGCGCGGCCTCACCGACAAATTCCGGATTGAACACCGCCGCGGTGTTGATCGAAACCTTGTCCGCGCCGGCATTGAGCAGGTTGCGGATGTCTTGCACGGTACGCACGCCACCGCCAACGGTCAGCGGGATAAACACTTGGCTGGCCATGCGTTCGACGGTGTGCAAGGTGGTGTCACGACCGTCGACGCTGGCGGTGATGTCGAGAAAGGTAATCTCGTCGGCGCCTTGTTCGTCGTAGCGACGGGCGATTTCCACCGGGTCGCCGGCGTCACGGATGTTCTCGAACTTGACGCCCTTGACCACGCGACCGTTGTCGACGTCCAGGCAAGGGATGATGCGTTTGGCCAGCGCCATGGTCAATCCTCAGCCGTTGTAGGCATCGCAATAAGCCTGGGCTTGCGCGACGTCCAGAGTACCTTCGTAGATTGCACGGCCGGTAATCGCACCGATGATCCCCGGCGCCTTGGCGTCCAGCAGTGACTTGATATCACCTAGGTTGTGGATACCGCCGGAAGCGATCACCGGAATCTTTGTCGCACCAGCCAGCGCTGCGGTGAAGGGTACGTTGCAACCCTGCATCATGCCGTCTTTGGCGATGTCGGTGTAGACGATGGCGGACACGCCGTCGGCC is from Pseudomonas mucidolens and encodes:
- a CDS encoding substrate-binding periplasmic protein → MFKDLLLAFASASILWVSSADAADPGDTELVLLTENFPPYNMAKNGKNFARDENIEGIAVDIVRETFKRAGISYNLTLRFPWERIYKLALEKPGYGVFVTARLADREALFKWVGPIGPDDWVLLAKADSKIQLDDLAQARVYRIGAYKGDAIAESLEKQGLNPVLVLRDQDNAQKLRDGQIDLWATGDPAGRYLARQVGVKGFKTVLRFNSVELYLALNREVPDEVAAKLQAALDQLRKDGVVEQITARYL
- the hisF gene encoding imidazole glycerol phosphate synthase subunit HisF, whose protein sequence is MALAKRIIPCLDVDNGRVVKGVKFENIRDAGDPVEIARRYDEQGADEITFLDITASVDGRDTTLHTVERMASQVFIPLTVGGGVRTVQDIRNLLNAGADKVSINTAAVFNPEFVGEAAQHFGSQCIVVAIDAKKVSGPGETPRWEIFTHGGRKPTGLDAVEWAMKMEGLGAGEILLTSMDQDGMKNGFDLGVTRAISDALGIPVIASGGVGNLQHLADGVIEGHASAVLAASIFHFGEYTVPEAKAYMAARGIVVR